One segment of Mobula birostris isolate sMobBir1 chromosome 29, sMobBir1.hap1, whole genome shotgun sequence DNA contains the following:
- the LOC140189932 gene encoding cAMP-dependent protein kinase inhibitor alpha-like isoform X2, with product MTEVEPVLDFATSGRTGRRNALPDILGSPAGVSPSELPMKLAELSINAEGAEGAQTPSTEVPPESTESPELKDAS from the exons ATGACGGAGGTGGAACCCGTACTGGATTTTGCTACGTCAGGGCGGACAGGCCGAAGAAACGCTTTGCCTGACATCCTCGGCTCCCCTGCAGGGGTCAGTCCATCGGAACTCCCCATGAAGCTAGCAGAATTATCCATAAATGCAG AGGGAGCAGAAGGCGCTCAGACCCCTTCGACAGAGGTACCACCAGAATCAACAGAGAGTCCAGAGCTGAAAGACGCATCGTAA
- the LOC140189932 gene encoding cAMP-dependent protein kinase inhibitor alpha-like isoform X1: MPRKKGVSELVLQNHATMTEVEPVLDFATSGRTGRRNALPDILGSPAGVSPSELPMKLAELSINAEGAEGAQTPSTEVPPESTESPELKDAS, encoded by the exons CTGGTGCTGCAGAATCACGCTACAATGACGGAGGTGGAACCCGTACTGGATTTTGCTACGTCAGGGCGGACAGGCCGAAGAAACGCTTTGCCTGACATCCTCGGCTCCCCTGCAGGGGTCAGTCCATCGGAACTCCCCATGAAGCTAGCAGAATTATCCATAAATGCAG AGGGAGCAGAAGGCGCTCAGACCCCTTCGACAGAGGTACCACCAGAATCAACAGAGAGTCCAGAGCTGAAAGACGCATCGTAA